The proteins below come from a single Halobacteriovorax sp. DA5 genomic window:
- a CDS encoding YceI family protein — MKLLIIGFCILLSILAFAKEIDTDKSFLKWHASKVGGKHWGHVKFQKGTIEHNDKGEPVKGIFTVQMNTIDVRDLEGEWKDKLQNHLRQSDFFEIEKYPTAMMETKSITKIAKNKYKVVADFKIKKITRPLTFDMIYDGKKATGKVSFDRTKFGIKYRSSLLGTVADKVIHDKVDLEFNVQ; from the coding sequence ATGAAGTTGCTGATTATCGGTTTTTGTATTTTACTTTCTATTCTAGCGTTCGCTAAAGAGATCGATACAGATAAAAGCTTTTTGAAATGGCATGCAAGTAAAGTTGGTGGCAAGCACTGGGGCCATGTTAAATTTCAAAAAGGAACGATTGAGCACAATGATAAAGGAGAACCTGTTAAGGGAATTTTTACTGTGCAGATGAATACAATCGATGTGCGTGATCTTGAAGGTGAGTGGAAGGATAAGCTACAAAATCATCTTCGCCAAAGTGACTTCTTTGAGATCGAAAAATATCCAACGGCGATGATGGAAACAAAATCAATTACAAAGATTGCAAAGAATAAATATAAAGTCGTTGCTGACTTTAAGATTAAGAAAATTACACGTCCACTAACATTCGATATGATCTATGATGGCAAGAAGGCCACGGGGAAAGTTAGCTTTGACCGAACAAAATTTGGCATCAAATATCGATCATCTTTATTGGGCACTGTGGCAGATAAGGTTATTCACGACAAAGTTGATTTAGAATTCAACGTTCAATAG
- a CDS encoding RluA family pseudouridine synthase — translation MTKFSITAKANTDTTAADLLAEKCAKSGIELSKIKIKNLMKQGACWTKTAKPERIRKAKTEIKRGQTIKLYVDPNIGEFDMSSVQCMHETHHYGVYFKPAGLLCQGTKYGDEYTILREVHKRTGREPFLIHRLDKETAGLMMIAYTKKAARAFSDQIKNHKIQKTYQAEVKGKPEKVKRLESVIDGKDAVLEYEVKKYLDKTALVEVNLITGRKHQIRIQFTELGFPVMGDNRYGKGNGNDTGLALIASKLVFDDPWRSGNLVTVELPEEKRLF, via the coding sequence ATGACTAAATTTAGCATTACGGCCAAGGCCAATACAGATACAACAGCAGCGGACCTACTTGCAGAAAAATGTGCGAAGTCAGGAATTGAGCTTTCAAAAATTAAGATCAAAAATCTTATGAAACAAGGTGCTTGTTGGACAAAGACTGCAAAGCCAGAACGTATTCGCAAGGCCAAGACAGAAATAAAGCGCGGCCAAACAATTAAATTATATGTCGATCCAAATATCGGTGAATTCGATATGAGTTCAGTTCAATGTATGCATGAAACTCACCACTATGGCGTTTACTTCAAACCTGCTGGACTTCTATGTCAGGGGACAAAGTATGGCGATGAATACACAATTCTTCGCGAAGTTCACAAGCGCACTGGTCGCGAACCTTTTCTCATTCACAGGCTAGATAAAGAAACAGCAGGCCTTATGATGATTGCATATACAAAGAAAGCTGCTCGAGCGTTTTCTGATCAAATTAAGAATCACAAAATTCAAAAGACGTATCAGGCCGAAGTCAAAGGGAAGCCAGAAAAAGTTAAGCGTCTTGAGAGTGTTATTGATGGAAAGGATGCTGTTCTAGAATATGAAGTGAAGAAATACCTCGATAAAACTGCTCTTGTAGAAGTTAATCTTATCACAGGCCGTAAACACCAGATTCGTATCCAATTTACTGAACTTGGTTTTCCAGTTATGGGAGATAATCGTTATGGTAAAGGTAATGGAAACGACACAGGTCTTGCCCTTATCGCTTCAAAATTAGTTTTTGATGATCCGTGGAGAAGTGGAAATTTAGTGACTGTTGAGCTTCCTGAAGAAAAGAGATTATTTTAA
- a CDS encoding radical SAM protein translates to MFYDFPIKYHEPVFRPPSEGRSLLIQQTIGCSNNKCTYCNMYRSKTYKERNSVEVIEDIRKAAAYYRRFEMRPSKVFLCDGDALGAPTEDLYKSLLAIGEEFGDIRVGVYATAQNMLDKSEDELRYLKEAGLGIAYLGMESGCDKVLHMTVKGNSAQDMIDGSKKVMDAGMKLSVIAMLGLGGKKHTETHVAETARVLSEISPDYLSFLTTMAVEGTPYYRMVQRGFEMLTTKEILGEMHDILSGIKASREILLRINHVSNMYPIGGSLPQDQSTIIQQVKQWFVEAPEGTYPPKPSHM, encoded by the coding sequence ATGTTTTACGATTTCCCGATAAAATATCACGAACCTGTTTTCCGTCCTCCATCTGAAGGGCGTTCTCTCCTTATACAACAAACCATTGGTTGCTCCAATAATAAATGTACATATTGCAATATGTATCGATCTAAGACTTATAAAGAGAGAAACAGCGTCGAGGTAATCGAGGATATCAGAAAGGCGGCAGCTTACTATCGTCGATTTGAGATGCGTCCCTCTAAAGTATTTTTATGTGATGGAGATGCGCTTGGGGCACCAACTGAAGACCTCTACAAAAGTCTTTTGGCAATTGGCGAGGAGTTTGGGGATATTCGCGTCGGTGTCTACGCAACAGCTCAGAATATGCTGGATAAATCAGAAGATGAGCTTCGTTACCTAAAGGAAGCAGGGCTTGGAATCGCTTATCTTGGGATGGAGTCTGGTTGTGACAAGGTTCTCCATATGACGGTTAAGGGCAATAGCGCCCAAGATATGATTGATGGATCAAAAAAAGTCATGGATGCAGGGATGAAATTATCGGTGATTGCCATGCTTGGGCTTGGTGGGAAGAAACATACAGAGACCCATGTGGCCGAGACGGCGAGAGTTCTTTCTGAAATTTCACCAGATTACCTGTCATTTCTTACGACAATGGCGGTTGAGGGGACTCCGTATTACCGAATGGTACAACGAGGCTTTGAAATGCTTACGACTAAGGAGATACTAGGGGAGATGCACGACATTCTCTCTGGGATAAAAGCCTCTCGAGAAATTTTACTTAGAATTAATCACGTCTCAAATATGTATCCAATTGGAGGGAGTCTTCCTCAAGATCAGTCCACGATAATTCAGCAGGTTAAGCAGTGGTTTGTTGAAGCTCCAGAGGGAACATATCCACCAAAACCTTCACATATGTAG
- a CDS encoding DUF2489 domain-containing protein: MTQEQYNIAFIILSVLVFILSMGVGFFYIKLKEETRKRIAEHDKMEAKEKERQAFVRDSLITIARAFVQKQCEASEACIRLRMLIDRVDFVENEEYPIIFSMYEEIKHFPTHQSRKELSKQERFSQDKERFAIEDKHMDNLTNECNKLITNLTVN; encoded by the coding sequence ATGACTCAAGAACAGTACAATATCGCATTTATCATTTTATCAGTTTTAGTATTTATCCTTTCAATGGGGGTAGGCTTTTTCTATATTAAGCTTAAAGAAGAGACGAGAAAGCGCATTGCTGAACATGACAAGATGGAAGCAAAGGAAAAAGAGCGCCAGGCATTCGTGCGCGATAGTCTTATTACAATTGCTCGTGCCTTTGTTCAAAAACAATGTGAGGCAAGTGAAGCCTGTATTCGTTTAAGAATGCTTATTGACCGCGTGGACTTTGTTGAAAACGAAGAGTATCCGATTATCTTTTCAATGTATGAGGAAATTAAACATTTCCCAACTCACCAATCTCGAAAAGAGCTATCAAAACAAGAGCGTTTCTCACAAGATAAAGAGAGATTTGCAATTGAAGACAAACACATGGATAATTTAACTAACGAGTGTAATAAGCTAATCACAAATCTCACGGTTAATTAA
- the lgt gene encoding prolipoprotein diacylglyceryl transferase: MQYYVHNLNPIALDFLGVKIAWYWLAYFFGYFWTLYLGKYLIKREGLSVSFHHYLNYLFTGFFMMLAGGKLFYIFFYNFNYYAQDLKRVFYFWQGGMSFHGALIGGALWTYYYAKKHGLKFFALTDIVLTSVGPAIMFGRIANFINGELAGRVTDVSWAVIFPRLYDSSPRHPSQLYEAFLEGFVLFLILFTLKKNLKRPALNSGLFLIIYGIGRFIVEFFRTPDPQIGLFFNLFSVGQFYCLAMILIGAAIIFWPSHLSRSHTA; encoded by the coding sequence ATGCAATACTATGTCCACAATCTTAATCCAATTGCTCTCGATTTTTTGGGAGTTAAGATTGCTTGGTATTGGTTGGCCTACTTCTTTGGCTACTTCTGGACACTTTATTTAGGAAAATACCTCATAAAAAGAGAGGGACTAAGTGTCTCTTTTCATCACTATCTAAATTATTTATTCACTGGCTTCTTTATGATGCTTGCAGGTGGAAAGCTCTTTTATATCTTCTTTTATAATTTTAATTACTATGCACAAGACTTAAAGCGCGTTTTCTATTTTTGGCAAGGTGGCATGAGCTTTCATGGTGCACTTATTGGTGGAGCTCTTTGGACATATTATTACGCTAAAAAGCACGGACTTAAATTCTTTGCCCTAACAGATATTGTCCTAACAAGTGTAGGCCCGGCCATTATGTTTGGGCGAATCGCAAATTTTATCAATGGAGAACTTGCGGGGAGAGTGACAGATGTTTCTTGGGCAGTGATTTTTCCAAGACTTTACGACTCAAGCCCTCGCCATCCTTCACAGCTTTATGAAGCCTTCCTCGAAGGATTTGTCCTATTTCTCATTTTATTTACTTTGAAAAAGAATTTAAAAAGACCAGCTTTAAACTCTGGCCTTTTTCTTATCATTTATGGAATTGGTCGCTTCATTGTTGAGTTCTTTAGAACTCCTGATCCACAAATTGGGCTCTTCTTTAACCTGTTTTCTGTGGGACAATTCTATTGTCTAGCAATGATTTTGATTGGGGCCGCTATTATTTTTTGGCCTTCTCATTTATCGCGTTCTCATACTGCTTAA
- the serS gene encoding serine--tRNA ligase, with protein sequence MLDIKFIRENVDLMKEVIANKRIGLDLDELLTIDSKLSELKTKQQDLQEKRNAHSKLIPQASNEDRPKLIAEGKEIANELKEMNPEISDLEEKLKALMYVVPMVPSKDAPVGKDDSENVVSRVEGDKPNFSFAPRHHVEILEMNEWAEFKNIAKVCGSRSYSLRNDMVLLEMAMHRLALDMLTEKGFTLVSSPSMAREDALYGTGHFPTGREDAYYIPEHDIYLSGTAEVQLNSLHGGEILSESDLPILYAGFSPCFRGEAGSYGKDVKGLIRVHQFQKTEQFVICKGDEAESEKWHKSLLEAAEEFCKALELPYQILEVCTGDMGAGKFRMYDIECWVPSEEKYRETHSCSALHDWQARRTNTRYRDADGNVKHVFTLNNTMVATPRILVPFIENHQQEDGSVYVPAKLRAYMGGKEVLKGRNRQ encoded by the coding sequence GTGTTAGATATCAAATTTATCAGAGAAAATGTTGATTTAATGAAAGAGGTAATTGCAAATAAGCGTATCGGTCTAGACCTAGATGAGCTACTGACAATTGACTCGAAACTCTCTGAATTAAAGACAAAGCAGCAGGATTTACAAGAGAAGAGAAATGCTCACTCAAAATTAATCCCTCAGGCATCTAACGAAGACAGGCCAAAACTTATTGCTGAAGGTAAGGAAATTGCCAACGAGCTTAAGGAAATGAATCCAGAAATTAGTGATCTTGAAGAAAAACTTAAGGCACTGATGTACGTTGTTCCAATGGTTCCATCAAAAGATGCACCAGTTGGTAAAGACGATAGTGAAAACGTAGTTAGTCGTGTTGAAGGTGATAAACCAAATTTCTCATTTGCACCAAGACACCACGTTGAAATTTTAGAAATGAATGAGTGGGCAGAGTTTAAAAATATCGCAAAAGTTTGTGGTTCACGTTCTTACTCTCTTAGAAATGACATGGTTCTTTTAGAGATGGCCATGCACCGTCTTGCTCTAGATATGCTAACTGAAAAGGGATTTACACTTGTTTCATCTCCATCGATGGCAAGAGAAGATGCACTATATGGTACAGGTCACTTCCCGACAGGAAGAGAAGATGCTTACTATATTCCTGAGCACGATATCTATCTTTCAGGAACAGCTGAAGTTCAATTAAATAGTCTACACGGTGGTGAGATTCTAAGTGAATCAGATCTTCCAATTTTATATGCAGGTTTCTCTCCATGTTTTAGAGGGGAAGCAGGAAGTTATGGAAAGGATGTAAAGGGCCTAATCCGTGTACACCAATTCCAAAAAACAGAACAATTCGTAATCTGTAAAGGTGATGAAGCAGAGTCTGAAAAATGGCACAAGTCACTTCTTGAAGCAGCAGAAGAATTCTGTAAGGCGCTTGAGCTTCCATATCAAATCCTTGAAGTTTGTACGGGTGATATGGGTGCAGGTAAATTCCGTATGTACGATATTGAATGTTGGGTACCAAGTGAAGAAAAGTACCGTGAGACACACTCATGTTCAGCACTTCATGACTGGCAAGCAAGAAGAACAAATACTCGCTACAGAGATGCAGATGGAAACGTTAAGCACGTATTCACTCTAAATAATACAATGGTTGCGACTCCAAGAATTCTTGTTCCATTTATTGAAAACCATCAACAAGAAGATGGATCTGTTTATGTTCCTGCGAAATTAAGAGCATATATGGGCGGAAAAGAAGTTCTTAAAGGGCGTAACCGCCAGTAG
- a CDS encoding GNAT family N-acetyltransferase, whose protein sequence is MEALALDHIYDFKGHKAQIREISPFDKKMLLEGLHEMEPKSIYHRFFGAKKGLTAKELINLTEFDKRFHYAIGVATITSPAHPMGVARFDIHRDNSKVAEFAITIIDKYQGLGIGKELLGLLILEAKSRGIKILEGEMLNTNTKMIALAQSMTKTHGCELKLSRSEQGVQTISLILPS, encoded by the coding sequence GTGGAAGCTCTAGCTCTTGATCATATTTACGACTTTAAAGGACACAAGGCGCAGATTCGTGAGATTAGTCCATTTGACAAGAAAATGCTTCTTGAAGGTCTGCACGAGATGGAGCCCAAGTCTATCTATCATCGTTTCTTTGGTGCAAAGAAAGGTTTAACAGCAAAAGAGCTTATCAATTTAACTGAATTTGATAAGAGATTTCATTATGCCATTGGCGTGGCAACGATTACTTCCCCTGCTCATCCAATGGGGGTTGCCCGTTTTGATATTCACCGAGATAATTCAAAAGTTGCAGAATTTGCGATAACAATCATTGATAAGTATCAAGGACTTGGTATTGGAAAGGAGCTACTAGGTTTATTAATCTTAGAAGCAAAGTCTCGAGGGATTAAAATTCTTGAAGGTGAAATGTTAAATACGAATACGAAGATGATTGCCTTGGCCCAATCCATGACAAAGACGCATGGATGTGAGCTCAAGTTATCACGAAGTGAGCAGGGAGTTCAGACCATAAGCCTGATCCTTCCCTCTTAA
- a CDS encoding ParA family protein, translating into MNNFYPLKKVADIYGDPNLKFDIQDLESSGQIPASRKYRSGAIFRKGWPVNLLPQIGEQIGYFKKFDKPTSVCVFTTKGGVLKSTLALNLARTAALHGQRVCVVGLDIQGDVTTSLGYDTESDDSGSLDELIQKLDQTKGLCDYFSGEATLDEVIVQLGLPNLFIIPETPELVALNDSLNNINRREFWLKERVIDPLKEHFDLVIMDCSPNWNKLTTNALVASDALVSPLECKINNFRNFRVFSHFLKEFKDEMRLDFESIFVPTKYSTNKKLSNDILNWYYQNVAGCTTVGIKESVSAEEAMALNLSIAEHAAGKPIAKDTVELFKQIHHAISNYHTRKSEQEELPAHQARVFGGLGQANFGNLSNRF; encoded by the coding sequence ATGAATAATTTCTACCCACTTAAAAAAGTGGCCGATATATATGGTGACCCAAATCTAAAATTTGATATTCAAGATCTTGAATCTTCGGGGCAAATTCCAGCTTCTCGCAAGTATAGAAGTGGAGCAATTTTTAGAAAAGGTTGGCCGGTTAATTTACTTCCACAAATTGGTGAACAAATTGGTTATTTCAAAAAATTTGATAAGCCTACTTCTGTTTGTGTATTCACAACAAAAGGTGGAGTTCTTAAGTCGACTCTAGCACTAAATCTTGCACGCACAGCTGCTCTTCACGGACAGCGCGTTTGTGTCGTAGGCCTTGATATTCAAGGAGATGTGACGACGTCACTTGGTTATGACACTGAGTCTGATGACAGTGGTAGCCTTGATGAATTAATTCAAAAATTAGATCAAACAAAAGGTCTTTGTGATTACTTCTCTGGTGAGGCAACTCTTGATGAAGTCATTGTTCAGCTTGGATTACCAAATCTTTTTATTATTCCTGAGACACCTGAGCTTGTTGCCTTAAACGACTCTCTTAATAATATTAACCGTCGTGAATTTTGGTTAAAGGAAAGAGTTATCGATCCTTTAAAAGAACACTTTGATCTTGTGATTATGGACTGTTCACCAAACTGGAACAAGCTGACAACTAATGCTCTTGTAGCAAGTGATGCTCTTGTTTCTCCACTTGAATGTAAAATTAATAATTTTAGAAACTTCAGAGTTTTCTCTCACTTTTTAAAAGAATTTAAAGATGAAATGAGACTCGATTTTGAATCAATTTTTGTTCCAACTAAGTATTCTACGAATAAGAAACTTAGTAACGATATTCTAAATTGGTACTATCAGAATGTTGCAGGCTGTACGACTGTTGGTATTAAAGAGTCTGTATCTGCTGAAGAGGCAATGGCCCTTAATCTTTCAATTGCAGAACATGCAGCAGGAAAGCCAATTGCAAAAGATACAGTCGAGCTATTTAAGCAAATTCATCATGCGATTTCGAACTATCACACTAGAAAGTCTGAGCAAGAGGAACTTCCGGCCCATCAGGCAAGAGTTTTTGGTGGACTTGGGCAAGCTAACTTTGGAAATTTAAGTAATAGGTTTTAA